In Candidatus Hydrogenedentota bacterium, one DNA window encodes the following:
- a CDS encoding PQQ-binding-like beta-propeller repeat protein has translation MIRIKKLSTYAPFAAIGIITLSYLAAQQWLFPADEETPSPPIALPEEKTAAPPANVQAPVQETNATDTWPLYHGSYDLRGTSSAVLPEKPMRVWQYLGEGAIRQPPVGDARGVYVATRTGSVVGLDFSGNVRWTKQVMRRNPADGAEMPERFEAPVACIRSTVLIGSTAGIVYALDSETGAERWKYDVGGEVLGTVTAYEPANEADPVRLFVIERAEGALHCIDFETGSRVWRTDPINRTDGSAVVGNDMVVFGSCEAAIHVYSIYDGRLMRSVALCGDCQVAAGIALVGDEVFSGCRSGHFYRVNARVGSVVWQNEDSEKDIFSTPTLCSGVVVFGSEDGTVYALDPETGKQKWQFKTDGNPLSPVSAGDKIAVSVNGTLHFLSAKTGESIWSYEVSDAITSPSLINGMVIVGGEDGSVTAFGSSPPEQGAS, from the coding sequence ATGATTCGGATTAAGAAACTCAGTACCTATGCGCCCTTTGCCGCAATCGGCATCATCACGCTCTCTTACTTGGCAGCGCAGCAGTGGCTCTTTCCCGCCGATGAAGAAACCCCATCGCCGCCCATTGCGCTCCCCGAAGAAAAGACCGCTGCACCCCCCGCCAATGTTCAGGCGCCTGTTCAAGAGACCAATGCTACGGATACGTGGCCACTTTATCATGGAAGCTATGACCTGCGAGGAACGTCAAGTGCTGTGCTACCGGAAAAACCCATGCGCGTCTGGCAATATCTTGGCGAGGGTGCGATAAGGCAGCCTCCCGTGGGTGACGCGCGTGGAGTCTATGTCGCTACCCGGACCGGCTCAGTCGTCGGTCTCGATTTCAGCGGCAACGTGCGTTGGACCAAGCAGGTAATGCGGCGCAACCCGGCCGACGGGGCAGAAATGCCCGAACGCTTCGAAGCACCAGTGGCCTGCATCCGTTCAACTGTCCTAATCGGGTCCACGGCGGGCATTGTCTACGCGCTGGATAGCGAGACCGGCGCGGAACGATGGAAGTACGACGTAGGTGGCGAAGTGCTTGGGACGGTGACCGCGTACGAGCCTGCGAACGAGGCCGACCCCGTGCGACTTTTTGTTATCGAGCGCGCGGAAGGTGCGTTGCACTGCATCGACTTCGAAACCGGGAGTAGGGTATGGCGTACGGACCCCATCAACCGGACAGATGGGTCGGCCGTGGTGGGAAACGATATGGTCGTTTTTGGAAGCTGCGAAGCGGCCATACATGTCTACTCCATTTACGACGGACGCCTCATGCGAAGCGTGGCTCTGTGTGGAGACTGTCAGGTCGCGGCGGGGATTGCGCTTGTGGGCGATGAAGTGTTTTCCGGTTGCCGCAGCGGACATTTCTATCGAGTTAACGCTCGGGTGGGAAGTGTAGTCTGGCAGAACGAAGATAGCGAGAAGGACATATTCAGTACGCCGACGCTGTGCTCTGGCGTGGTCGTCTTTGGGTCCGAGGATGGCACTGTCTACGCATTGGACCCAGAGACGGGCAAGCAGAAGTGGCAATTCAAAACTGACGGTAATCCATTGTCACCCGTGTCGGCGGGAGACAAGATAGCCGTGAGTGTAAATGGAACGCTTCATTTCTTGAGCGCAAAAACCGGCGAGTCAATCTGGAGCTACGAAGTGAGCGACGCAATCACGTCGCCTTCTCTAATCAACGGCATGGTCATTGTAGGTGGCGAAGACGGGTCCGTGACAGCGTTTGGATCCAGTCCGCCGGAGCAGGGCGCATCGTGA
- a CDS encoding helix-turn-helix domain-containing protein: MEDEILTIEEAAKLLKVSPEIVADLLKSSDLVGRTIGGQWRTTKRALLSFVDGAPLAMSCCPPEMCCSPGSPAADGSGSRRGCCC, from the coding sequence ATGGAAGATGAGATTCTAACGATAGAAGAAGCGGCCAAGCTCTTGAAAGTCTCCCCGGAAATCGTAGCGGACTTGCTGAAGTCCAGCGACCTTGTCGGCCGGACTATTGGCGGTCAGTGGCGCACGACCAAACGGGCGTTGTTGAGTTTTGTGGATGGCGCGCCGCTGGCCATGTCATGTTGCCCGCCTGAGATGTGTTGCAGTCCGGGTTCGCCTGCAGCCGATGGTTCAGGGTCGCGGCGAGGTTGTTGCTGTTAG
- a CDS encoding thioredoxin family protein, whose protein sequence is MKKLQVLGTGCPSCNRLAELATLAATELELEFELEKVSEIDRILAFDVPGTPALVVDGEVRVVGRVPSFNELKELIK, encoded by the coding sequence ATGAAGAAGCTGCAGGTGCTCGGTACGGGCTGCCCTTCCTGCAACAGGCTTGCGGAATTGGCGACCCTGGCGGCTACCGAGTTAGAACTCGAATTCGAATTGGAGAAGGTCTCTGAAATTGACCGCATTCTCGCATTTGACGTTCCCGGCACTCCGGCCCTTGTTGTGGACGGCGAAGTGCGAGTTGTTGGCCGTGTACCATCCTTTAACGAACTCAAGGAGCTGATTAAGTAA